AATGGGATGACACTGATCGACCTGACAAAGCTCTTTTGCGCCCTCGATGCCCGCGCGGCGACCATCCCAGGTTTCCCGCTCGGGGTCTCGGCTGCGGCAAAAGAGGATCTGCTCGCCATCCGCATGGCCCGGTATCAGCACCAGCAATGCCTCGGGCTCGGCAAAACCGGTCAGATAATAAAAATCCGAGTCGGGACGAAACGCATATGCCACGTCCCGATTACGCAACTGTTCCCGCGCGGTAGGTAGAACCAGAATCCCCCTCTCACCGATCTGTGCCAGCAAGCGCTGCCGGCGGGCGAGGGTGTCCGGGCGCGGAAGATGGAGATCAAACATAAGCACCTGCCTGGTTTTGCGGAAACCGAGAGTATGCCACAAAATGACCGGAGCGGGCTTCCCGATCCCGAGCGTGCTAAGATCGAAACCAGCATCCGCAACGGGGAGGCAGACGGTGCACTACCTGGGACACCTGCAGCGTAGCGATCCACTCTACGATTACCTGTATCACCAGATTTTCGTTGCCGAGCTAGGCATCGAGCCAACGAAGGGCTTTCGCGTATTCGCTATCAACGCCTCCAATGCGGTGTATCTGTACGAAGACCGGCGCTATCGGCGGCGTGTGCTCGGGAAATTTTTTCAGCGTCATCAAAGTCATGACAATGCCGCTGCAGCGCAGCATGAATTTCAGGTCTTGTCCCTGCTGCACGGCAACGGTCTCGGCCAGGGCCAGCATCGTGTGGTCCAGCCGCTTGGCGTCAACCCCGCTTTTGCCGATGTCCTCTTTGAGTGTTACGTGCTGGGTGAACCACTGCACCGTATCTGGGCGCGCACGCGTCCCGACCACGACGATCAGGAAATGTACCATAGCCTCTCCGACCTCGCGTATTTCCTCGCCCGGCTGCACAACCAAAACGTGCGCGGCGATGCCGTGCGTTTTCGCGAGGTGTTTCCCTATTTCGACAAGATCGTCGCCCGCCTCTGGCGCCGCAGTCGCGCCCGACAGTCCGACATCGATCGGCTCTACGCCCTGCGTCAACTCTGGGCGGACGATCCGGCCATGTACGCAGACCACTGCGTGCGCCTGCATGGCGATGCTACCCCGGCGAACTTCCTGGTGACCGGCCATCACCAGCTCACCGCCATCGATTTCGAGCGCTCGCACTTCGGCGATCGCACTTATGATCTAGGCATGATTGCAGGCGAACTCAAACACTGGGCGCTACGCCAGCATAACGATGGCGGCGTGGCGGAAAATTACATCGGCCATTTTCTCTGGGAATACAGTCGCCACTTTCCGGATCAGCCGGTGGCCTTCCGCGCCATTACCCAACGCCTACCGTTTTACATGGGTCTTACCTTGTTGCGCATTGCGCGTAACAGCTATCTCAGTGATCACGACGCCCACACCCTTGTCCACGAGGCCATTGCTTGCCTGGGGAGATAACTCATGAGTATTCGCGCCGTTCTCTTCGATCTGTATGGTACCCTCATTCATATCGAAACCGATGAAACCCAGGGAGAAATCTACTGGGCGCTGTCCCGCTATCTGAGCTACCACCGGATACGTACCAGCCCCGACAGTCTGCGTGAGCGCTA
This sequence is a window from Acidithiobacillus sp. AMEEHan. Protein-coding genes within it:
- a CDS encoding aminoglycoside phosphotransferase family protein produces the protein MHYLGHLQRSDPLYDYLYHQIFVAELGIEPTKGFRVFAINASNAVYLYEDRRYRRRVLGKFFQRHQSHDNAAAAQHEFQVLSLLHGNGLGQGQHRVVQPLGVNPAFADVLFECYVLGEPLHRIWARTRPDHDDQEMYHSLSDLAYFLARLHNQNVRGDAVRFREVFPYFDKIVARLWRRSRARQSDIDRLYALRQLWADDPAMYADHCVRLHGDATPANFLVTGHHQLTAIDFERSHFGDRTYDLGMIAGELKHWALRQHNDGGVAENYIGHFLWEYSRHFPDQPVAFRAITQRLPFYMGLTLLRIARNSYLSDHDAHTLVHEAIACLGR